One region of Lactobacillus johnsonii genomic DNA includes:
- the secY2 gene encoding accessory Sec system protein translocase subunit SecY2, whose protein sequence is MEKKNLLNVIKKVSFSLFIVIIYVMGLYIPLPFAEVTKQYMEAVKNTPISILGAFSGANFTRISIFSIGLNPLMFSMLIIQLLSFTHSFGFDALSPKQVQYLMQFLTMIITIIQAALLVFAFTNRRDGLEDFEMILILSAGSCLVVWLCYRNMKYGVGASAPVILTSILNGAIPNIISNVKLLLTMKYAWVWLAALAIFILLLIKFWLAFTKAYYPLKVVNLSLPASSNLMTVPLGLNMAAMMMYMVGMAILTLPLMVGRYFSSTSLINNWVFQASFSAVMGILIFYFFTFVNFDPKEQAKSFRNNHYYIPNIAPGRPTQQYLNRLIWIIAFPGAILNAFQLVFGLYGGNFLGNYASFAIIPMNVVMITMFMGGIKDQIDTILFPYRYDRLLKDN, encoded by the coding sequence TTGGAAAAGAAAAATCTTTTAAATGTAATAAAGAAAGTAAGCTTTAGTCTATTCATAGTAATAATTTATGTAATGGGATTATACATTCCTCTTCCTTTTGCAGAAGTGACTAAACAGTATATGGAAGCTGTAAAAAATACTCCTATTTCAATTTTAGGAGCATTTAGTGGGGCCAATTTTACACGGATATCTATTTTTTCAATCGGTCTGAATCCATTAATGTTTTCGATGTTAATTATTCAGCTTCTAAGTTTTACTCATTCCTTTGGTTTTGATGCCTTATCACCAAAACAAGTACAGTACTTGATGCAATTTTTAACTATGATTATCACTATCATTCAAGCAGCACTATTAGTCTTTGCTTTTACTAATCGGCGAGATGGACTAGAAGATTTTGAAATGATTCTGATATTAAGTGCTGGGTCTTGTTTAGTAGTTTGGCTTTGTTACCGCAATATGAAATATGGGGTTGGAGCAAGTGCACCAGTTATTTTAACAAGTATTCTTAATGGCGCTATTCCTAATATAATTAGTAATGTAAAGCTTCTTTTAACCATGAAATATGCATGGGTTTGGTTAGCAGCTTTAGCTATTTTTATTTTGTTACTAATAAAATTTTGGCTCGCATTTACTAAAGCCTACTATCCTTTAAAAGTAGTTAATCTTAGTCTCCCTGCTTCTAGCAATTTGATGACAGTGCCGTTAGGATTAAACATGGCTGCCATGATGATGTATATGGTAGGAATGGCTATTTTGACCCTTCCTTTAATGGTAGGAAGATACTTTAGTTCTACATCTTTGATCAATAATTGGGTATTTCAAGCTTCCTTTTCTGCAGTAATGGGAATATTAATTTTTTATTTCTTCACTTTTGTAAATTTCGATCCTAAAGAACAAGCCAAGAGTTTTCGAAATAATCATTACTACATTCCCAATATTGCTCCAGGACGTCCTACACAACAATATTTAAACCGTCTAATATGGATTATTGCCTTTCCAGGAGCCATTTTAAACGCATTCCAGCTTGTTTTTGGTTTATATGGGGGTAATTTTTTAGGTAATTATGCTAGCTTTGCTATTATTCCAATGAATGTTGTTATGATTACAATGTTTATGGGAGGAATTAAAGATCAAATTGATACTATTTTGTTCCCATATCGTTATGATCG